TGCCGTTGAGTTCGGGGGTCTCGGCGCTCCTTCTTAAGTTTATGACCGGGAAGCCGCTTATACTCGATTTTCGAGATCCCTTCGGGATCGAGAGGGTTTTTTCAATATTGGATGTGCCCAAATTTAGAAGAAAAATCGAACGATCTCTTCTGAAGCTTTTCTTGAAGTATACTGATATTTTTATTGTTAATAATGATGAAACAAGAAAAATCTATATCCAGGAGTATCCGGAGGCCAAAGATAAGATTTTCTCGGTTCATAACGGTTTCGAATCGGGATACATGATTCAGAAGGGGATGGAGAAATATCGCAAGTTTACGATCGTTTATACCGGAGAGTTTTACTTTTATGCCTTGGAAGCCGAAACCTTTTTTCAGGCGATTGCCTTGCTTAAGCAAAAGGGGAAAATAAGCCAAGACACTTTCCAGTTTCTCTTTTACGGAGATGGCAAAAGCGAAATCGAAAGGATTGCAAAAAAATATGACATTACCGACCTGGTCATAACGAGTTCCCGGGTTCCTTATAAAGCTGTTTTAGAGGTCATGTCAAAATCACATCTTCAATTGCTTCGAATTGTAAAGCCGATGATTAGTACAAAGCTCTTTGAAGGGATCCCGCTCAATATTCCTTTTTTGGCGACCATTCCTCATGGAGAGGTCGAGGAGATTATCCATACATATAGCCCGAGCTCTTTTGTGGTGACCGAAGAATCTCCTGAGAAGATCTCTGAGGCGATTCTGGGCGCAGTCGCAAAATATGAAAATAATGAAATAAAAGACAATTACGTGGAGGAATTCCTGAAAAGGTTCTCAAGAGAGAGCCTGACGCTCGAATTGATAAAAATCATCGAGAACCATTTAAACTCCAGAGGGCCGTGCGTTGAAAATAATTAACATTGTGGGTGCCAGACCCAATTTCATGAAAATCGCTCCATTGATCCGGGAGATGAAAAAGAGAGAGAAAATTGAGCACCTTCTCGTTCATACCGGCCAGCATTATGATAATGACATGTCCGACAGTTTCTTTAAGCAATTGGAAATTCCGGAGCCGGATATCAATCTGGGGGTCGGCGCCGGCTCTCATGCGGAACAGACAGCGAAGATCATGATCGAGTTCGAGAAGGTTCTTCTCCAACATAAGCCCGATTTTATTCTTGTCGTGGGGGATGTCAATTCAACGATCGCGTGCTCCTTGGTTGCCTCGAAATTGGGTGTAAAAATCATCCATGTGGAAGCCGGCCTTCGCAGCTTCGACAGAGGAATGCCCGAGGAGATCAATCGGGTTTTGACGGACGCCATCTCTGATCTCTTGTTTACCACAGAGGCAAGCGCCAACAAAAACCTGAAGCAGGAGGGGGTTCCTGAGCAAAAGGTTTTTTTTGTTGGAAATGTGATGATTGATACGCTTGTCCACTGCTTGGACAAGATTCAAGATCGCAGTCTGCCGTTTCAGAACTTACATGAAAAGCAATATGCGGTCGTTACCCTTCATCGGCCTTCCAATGTAGATCGTCCTGAGGTCTTAGAAAAAATACTCGATGCGCTTTCCCGCATTTCACAAAAGATAAAACTCGTCATCCCGCTCCATCCGAGGACCCAAAAGAACATCAATGCCTTCGGTTTGCAAGAGAAGCTTGATGCCATCGCACGGAACGGGGTGATCGCCGGGCCAATCGGCTATCTCGAGATGCTGAGGCTCATTAAATCGGCCAGACTGGCAATTACCGATTCCGGGGGTCTTCAAGAGGAGACGACCTATCTCGGCGTTCCCTGCATCACAATGCGAGAGAATACCGAACGTCCCTCCACGGTAGAGTTGGGCACGAATGTCCTCGTCGGCAATGATCTTGGTTTGCTTTTTGAGCATTTTGAAAAGATTCTGTCGGACCATTTTAAAAAAGGGCAGATCCCTCCGCTTTGGGACGGAAAAGCGGCGTCAAGAATTGTTGAAGTATTGGTAGGCTGACGTGAGCACTCAAAATACCAGCACACGATCGCAGCTTTATTGGAATACCCTCATCCGTATTCCTTCTCAAATCATCTCCTTCGTGATCTCAATCCTTGTAACCAGGATTCTTGAGCCGAAGGATTTTGGTGTGATGGGGATCGTCATGATGTTGATCGGCTATTCTAATTTGATAACCAATTTTGGATTTAACGAAGCGATTATTCAGAAAAGGATCAACGATAAAAAGGTTTTAAACTCTATATTTACATTTGACCTGGTGGTTTCGTCTTTTTTTGCATTATTGTTCTTTATGCTTGCCGGTTATATCGCGGACTTTTTCAAAACCCCTGAGTGTAAAGAAGTCATCAGGGTTATGAGTCTCGTATTTATTATCAGTTCATTCACCGGCATGCCGGCCACTCTCTTAAAAAGAGATATGAACTTTAAATATATCTCTCTCTTCGATTTTATTAGTTCTTGTCTGATGAATTTTATTACCCTGTTTTTGGCTTTAAAAGGTTTTGGATATTGGGCCTTGGCCTATGGCCAATTGATTCCACTAATCATCATGACAGTTTCATTGTGCATTAAAACAGGATGGATTCCAATCTTCTATTACAGTCATGCTTCACTAAAAGAGATCTTTCATTTTGGAAAGTGGAATTTTATGAAGACGCAACTGGGATTTGTCACCCAACACCTCGATAAATTTATTGTGGGAAGATGGCTTGGACCGACGAGCCTCGGCTTTTATGACAAAGCAATCAGTGTGGCAGAAATGCCTTATAACTCGCTCATTATCAATATCAATAGTGTCATGTTTTCCTCTTTCAGCCGAACAAATGAGAATAAACATCAGCTACAACAACAATTCAGAAAAAGCTTAACGCTGCTTTCTTTTATAAATCTTCCGATCTACTTTGGTTTAATCGTAATTGCACCTTATTTTGTTTTGGTCCTTCTCGGCAATAAGTGGTCTCCCATGATTATCCCTTTTCAAATTATCCTTGTAAGCATGCTCATTAGATCATTCGGCGGTTTGACGGCAAGTCTAAACGTGGGGGTGGGTAAATATAAAGATCATACGATACTTTTTTTTATCGCTTTGGTTGCTTTTATGATCACTGGTTTTCTATTTTTGTCTTTTGGTATTGAAGGGATTGCCGCGAGTTATTTTGTTTTTAGCCTTATTCAAATTTATCTATGGATGGGTTTATCATTAAAAAATATCGATTTGTCCTGGAAAGATGTCTTGTCAGCCGTTTATCCGGGTGCTGCCGCCTCAATCGTGATGTTCTGTGTCGCTAAATTACTGACCCAGTTTATTTTTATAGATTATTCATTTATCAATATGATTTCTGTCATCGGTATAAGCGCATCTGTTTATTGTTTGTATGTGCTTCTGGATAATTCTAAGCTTACCAAAGACTTAAAAAATATAATCTGGGAAGATATCAAAAGTAAAACGTCTATTGTTTTAGCGCAGAAGTAAGCTTTCGTTGCTCTGAATGAAGTTAATTTAAAAGGTCTTAGATAAGTGAAAAAAACAATCGTGTTTATCAGTCCAGGCCCAACCTATCGGCCGCATTCTGAGCTTTATGAGAGCCAATTTAAAGAGCTCTCTAAAAACTTCAGAGGATATATTTTTACGACCTCTTCAATCAGTGAGACGTTTCCAATCGGTGATTTCACCTATCGGTCGATGAAGTATTACAGTTCAAAGTTCAGAGTTTTATTCTTTTTGTTTTTTTGTATATGGAATGCGTTCGGATTTCTTTCAAAAAGAGAAAAAATAGATCTGGTCATTTCCTATGATCCTTTCCTGACCGGAACAATCGGGTGTATTATCTCTTTCATATTGAGGGCGAAGTTTGTACCGGAAGTGAATGGTGTATATACTTCCGATGCCGAGTGGCTCGATCTACCCGATACCATTGGTATCAGGCTCAAGAGGATCGGCTATGATTGGATAATGCGCTTTGTCCTGAAACATTCCGATGGGATTAAGTTACTTTTTCGTGAGCAGGTTGATCCCTTTAAAAATATAATCAAAGGTAAAACGATACGAGATTA
This DNA window, taken from Candidatus Manganitrophaceae bacterium, encodes the following:
- a CDS encoding glycosyltransferase, translating into MTENLKDNLRSARIGKLDMNRNILMLCYYFPPLTDVGSKRSVAFSKYFKKYGWNPYVLSVKNPDKGYCSVGNDQPPEGVTTEYSYSVINLSRLVGRLNGVLSRLLGLIRIKVKRNYFYLLFCIPDQFWGWIPLTTLKGLKLIKYHKIDMIYVSCMPLSSGVSALLLKFMTGKPLILDFRDPFGIERVFSILDVPKFRRKIERSLLKLFLKYTDIFIVNNDETRKIYIQEYPEAKDKIFSVHNGFESGYMIQKGMEKYRKFTIVYTGEFYFYALEAETFFQAIALLKQKGKISQDTFQFLFYGDGKSEIERIAKKYDITDLVITSSRVPYKAVLEVMSKSHLQLLRIVKPMISTKLFEGIPLNIPFLATIPHGEVEEIIHTYSPSSFVVTEESPEKISEAILGAVAKYENNEIKDNYVEEFLKRFSRESLTLELIKIIENHLNSRGPCVENN
- the wecB gene encoding UDP-N-acetylglucosamine 2-epimerase (non-hydrolyzing); this translates as MKIINIVGARPNFMKIAPLIREMKKREKIEHLLVHTGQHYDNDMSDSFFKQLEIPEPDINLGVGAGSHAEQTAKIMIEFEKVLLQHKPDFILVVGDVNSTIACSLVASKLGVKIIHVEAGLRSFDRGMPEEINRVLTDAISDLLFTTEASANKNLKQEGVPEQKVFFVGNVMIDTLVHCLDKIQDRSLPFQNLHEKQYAVVTLHRPSNVDRPEVLEKILDALSRISQKIKLVIPLHPRTQKNINAFGLQEKLDAIARNGVIAGPIGYLEMLRLIKSARLAITDSGGLQEETTYLGVPCITMRENTERPSTVELGTNVLVGNDLGLLFEHFEKILSDHFKKGQIPPLWDGKAASRIVEVLVG
- a CDS encoding lipopolysaccharide biosynthesis protein, with the protein product MMGIVMMLIGYSNLITNFGFNEAIIQKRINDKKVLNSIFTFDLVVSSFFALLFFMLAGYIADFFKTPECKEVIRVMSLVFIISSFTGMPATLLKRDMNFKYISLFDFISSCLMNFITLFLALKGFGYWALAYGQLIPLIIMTVSLCIKTGWIPIFYYSHASLKEIFHFGKWNFMKTQLGFVTQHLDKFIVGRWLGPTSLGFYDKAISVAEMPYNSLIININSVMFSSFSRTNENKHQLQQQFRKSLTLLSFINLPIYFGLIVIAPYFVLVLLGNKWSPMIIPFQIILVSMLIRSFGGLTASLNVGVGKYKDHTILFFIALVAFMITGFLFLSFGIEGIAASYFVFSLIQIYLWMGLSLKNIDLSWKDVLSAVYPGAAASIVMFCVAKLLTQFIFIDYSFINMISVIGISASVYCLYVLLDNSKLTKDLKNIIWEDIKSKTSIVLAQK